Genomic segment of Synechococcus sp. A18-25c:
CACTGCCGTCGCTTTGATCGGGGCGCTGATCAGCGGCTTCCTCAGCGTGAGTTTCGTGCTGCGTGCCATGGTGTCTTCAGCACCACAACTCTGAAATGGCCCCCGGACGTCGGGTTGAACGCGTGGCCGCCCTGATCCGTCGGGAGACCAGCGAACTGCTGATTAACGGCATCCGGGACGAGCGGGTGCACCAGGGCATGGTGAGCATCACCAACGTGGAGGTGAGCGGCGACCTTCAGCACTGCAAGATCTTCGTCAGTGTTTTGGCTGATGGAGAAGCCCGCAGCCAAGTGATGGACGGACTTGAGGCCGCCAGTGGTTATTTGCGCGGCGAGCTTGGCCGTCGACTACAGATGCGTCGCGCCCCCGAAGTGGTGTTTCAACTCGACCGTGGTCTTGAAAAAGGCACCTCCGTGTTGAGCCTTCTCGGTGAACTGGAGCGTGAGAGACAGATCCGAGGAGAGATTCCCGTCGGCAGTGATGACAATTCCGGACAAACCGGAAATGAACACAGCTGAACGCCGCCGGGCTGTCGCCCAGCTGCTGGTGGTTCGAGCCAGTGGCCATGCGAGTGACAGGCAACGGCGCTACCCCCGCTGGGAACTCAACAACGCTGCCCTGCAAGAGCTGCTGGAAGCTGGTGTGGGGGGAGTGATCCTCCTGGGGGGAAGCGCCACGGATCTCCAGCAGCGTTGCCGAAGTTTGCGCCACTGGGCTGGTCACTCCGACCTGCTGCTGTGCGCCGATGTCGAGGAAGGCGTGGGCCAGCGGTTTGAAGGCGCTTCATGGCTTGTGCCGCCCATGGCGCTGGGACGGCTGCAGACGAAAGAGCCCGACAAAGCCGTGGCTTTGGCCGAACGCTATGGACGCATCACGGGAGAGCAGGCCAAACGCTGCGGGCTGAACTGGGTACTGGGCCCGGTCTGCGACGTCAACAGCAACCCGGCCAACCCTGTGATCAATGTGCGGGCCTGGGGGCAGAACGCACACGGGGTCGCCGATCTAGCGGAGGCGTTTCAACGGGGCCTGCGCAGCAGCGGGGTTCTGGGATGTGCAAAACATTTCCCCGGACACGGTGACACCGCACAGGACTCCCATCTGGAGCTGCCGGTGATCTGCCACTCCCGCGAGCGCTTGAAACAGCTGGAGCTGATTCCCTTTCAACGACTGATCGCCGCTGAGGTCGCCTCCGTGATGACGGCCCATCTGCTGGTGCCGTCCTTGGATGACCAACAACCTGCCACGCTCTCCAAGCCAGTCCTGACCGATCTGTTGCGGCAGGACCTGGGCTTCCAGGGGCTTGTGGTGACCGATGCCTTAGTCATGGAAGCCATCAGCCGACATGTGGGACCTGGAGAAGCGGCGGTGCAGGCCTTTGAAGCAGGTTCCGATCTGATCCTGATGCCTGCGGATGCCCATGCGGCGATCGATGCCATCTGTGCCGCCCTCGACAGCGGAAGGATTCCCGAATCACGCCTGCACGAATCGATGCAGAGGCGTCAGGAGGCTCTCAAGAGCTGTTCAAAGCTGGAGCCTGGAACGCCTGGCCATGCAATCGAAACCGAAGCCGACCATGCCTTGGCAATGGAGTTGGTGGAACGCTCCCTGGAAACCCAAGGTCCTTCACTTTCACCCACAGCACAGCAGGCAGGCATGAACCTCATCCGGGTGGATGGCGTGCTGCCCTGCCCGGTGCTGCGGGCTGATTCAGCAGCGGTCACAGCGCCGGAGAGCCTTGGCTACGAAACTCGGATCTGCCACGACAAGGGACTGTCGCCATGGGCAGATCACGGTGATCCAAACGAACCCCTGGACCTGGTGGCACTGGGAGATGGCGTGGTCTTTCTGCAGTTGTTCCTGCGCGGCAATCCCTTCCGGGGCGCTCAGGAACGCAGCGAGCCTTGGGCGGAAGCCATTGAGCAACTCCTCCGGCATGAACGCCTGGCAGGACTGATCGTTTACGGGTGTCCCTACCGCTGGGATGCACTGCGAAGCCTTTTACCAGCGTCCACACCCGCTGGTTATAGCCCCGGGCAAATGCCCGAAGCTCAGGAATGCCTGCTCACTAAGATGATGGGCACGACACCTGCACAGACTGGAATCAGGGACTTCACCGACTGAACGCCGCACGACGAGTCTGTGGCAGAACGACGGGAGGAATATCCCCTTAATCTCAGCGCCAGTGTTCAGGGCCGCCATGCTCAGCCTCTCGATGATCGTGCGCGATGAAGCGACGCGGATCGAGGCCTGCCTGCGCTCCGTGCAGGACTTTGTCGATGAGATGGTCGTCGTCGACACCGGGTCCACGGACGAGACGGTGGCATTGGCGCAAGCCTGCGGAGCCCGCGTGGAGCACCTGACATGGCCGGGTGACTTTGCACCCGCACGGAATGCAGCACTGGAACATGTGAAGGGGGATTGGGTGCTGGTGCTCGATGCCGACGAGCAGCTCCGCACAGAAGCGATTCCCAAGTTGAAAGCCCTGATGGCCCAGCCGGATGTGCTGGTGATCAATCTGCTCAGGCATGAGCTGGGTGCGGCGATGGCGCCTTACTCCAATGTGAGCCGCCTGTTCCGAAGACATCCCCGCATTCAATGGAGCAGGCCTTATCACTCCATGATCGATGAGAGCGTCGTAGCTCTGATGAGCGACGAGCCCCAGTGGCGCATTGCCAATTGCGCCGAACCGGCACTCCTCCATGACGGCTATCGCCCCGAGCTCCTCTCGGGCACCGACAAGGCTGAGCGTCTGCGTCAATCGATGGAACGGTGGCTGGAGGACCAACCCAGTGATCCCTATGCCTCCGCCAAACTCGGCGCCTTAGAAGTGAGTGAAGGGAATCGCGATCGAGGCATCACGCTGCTGCGCCAAGGCTTGAAGACGCTGCCAGGAGGCGAGGCCTTCATTGCCGAGCGCTATGAACTGCTCCTCAACCTGGGCATCGCCTTGGCAGCCGACGACCGCGATGCCGCCGTGGGCTGTTACCGAGAGGCTTTGGACTTGCCTTTGGACACGCGGCTCAGCCTTGGTGCCCGCTTGAATCTGGCAGCCCTGCTGATGCAGCAGAACGAACTGGAGGAAGCCATCCAGCTCACGACCACCGCCTGCCAGCGCGCTCCCGAAGTCGCACTGGCCTGGTACAACCTTGGCTTGATGGAACGGCATCGCGGCGATCTGTTGGCCGCGATCAAGGCCTACGAGCATTCGATCAACCTTGACCCTTCCCATGCTGAAAGCCATCAGAACCTGGCCGTGGCCCGTCTGATGGGTGGAGATATCGACGGTGCTCGATCCGGATTTAGTCAAGCCATTGCCGTTCTGAATGCGCAGCAGCGCCAGCAGGAAGCTGCAGCCCTGAAGGCGCAGGTCAGTGGCCTGGTGAAACTGGACGACACTCCAGGCGCATGACTTCCGTGCAACATCAGCCACTGCAGGGAAGCACGGTGGTGATCACGCGTGCCCAGGAGCAGCAAAGTGAGGGACGGCGGATGCTGGAATCTCTTGGCGCCAGGGTTCTTGAGCTGCCAGCCCTAGAGATCGGACCTCCAGACACCTGGGCCCCCCTCGACGATGCACTCGCCGATCTGGAAAACTTTCACTGGATGATCCTGTCCAGCGCCAATGGCGTGGATGCAGTGGAAGCACGGCTCCAGATGACAGGTCGGTGTTTAGCCAGACGCCCTGAGAACCTCAAGATCGCAGCCGTAGGTCGCAAGACAGCCCAGCGCCTGGAAGACCTCGGCGTTCCTGCCGACTTCGTCCCACCCACGTTCGTGGCCGACAGCCTGATCGAGCATTTCCCCGTGTCGGGTTGGGGGCTGCGCATCCTCTTGCCAAGGGTTCAGAGCGGCGGGCGAACGCTGCTCGCGGAGGCCTTCGGCGATGCCGGCTCAAGAGTGGTGGAAGTCGCGGCCTATGAATCGCGCTGCCCTGACACGATTCCAAGCGAGACACTCCAAGCCCTCGAAGCCAGGGAGGTGGATGCCATCAGTTTCAGTAGTGGGAAAACCGTGAGCCACACCGTTGCTCTCCTGACCAAGGCCATCGGTGACCAACGGATGGCCTTGGTGTTTCAAAATCCTGCCGTGGTGTCAATCGGTCCCCAGACCAGCCAGCGCTGCATGGAGCTGCTGGGTCGTGTCGACGCAGAAGCCTCCCCCCATGACCTCGATGGGCTGGTCGAGGCGTGCGTTCAAGCCATACAGCGACGCTGAGCCTGACCCGAGACCATCACCTCGAGACATCCTCGGCGTAGATCAATGCCTTGAACACTCCAACCCGAGGGCAGAAGAGCTGCTGCATCCCCCGGGCAACGGCCACGCGGTCCAATACACACCGTCCCAGCACCCGAGGCTGTTTGAACCAGAGCGCGGAGCTCACCACCCACTTGCAACACGCCCTGAACCCTCACATCCGGTGCGGAGGTTGCATCAGCGTCAGTGGAACTCATGCTGGCTTGGCTCGATTCCAACACCCCTGCATGCGGCAGCACAGGTGCAAAGGGATCCGATCGCCCTTCCGGCACGGATGCCAGAACCTGGTCCCGACTAGGGAGAGGGGTCAATCCTGATGCTGATTCCAAGCCAGGGGATACTTCAGGTGGCACGTCGACTGCCACAACCGGAGCTGCAGCAGGGGACGGGGACTGGGAGAGATCAGGCGCAGTCGCACGACCACAAGCTGAAAGCCCCACTAGCACAAGGGGAAGGCAACGCTTCAACACGGGGAGTACCGGCGAACAGGGCACAGCAATTCAGGCGTGAGCGGCTCCGCCCTGTTCCACCAAGTCTCGGAAGCGATCAAGGTTGGCCTGCAGTTCTTTCGTCACAATCCCTCCAAGGATGGTCGGTTCCATCAACGGTGCCAAGACCCCTGGGAGCTCGTAGGTCACCGTGAGCTTCACCGCTGTGCGATCAGGTTGTTCGACATAGAAGCGGACCCCTCCTTTGGTCGGAAGGCCTCCAACCGATTCCCAATGAAGCTGCTGAGCTTCCACACGCTGTGTGATTCGCGCTTTCCAGTGAAAACGGAATCCCTGCGCCGCCAGGGTCCAATCTGTGAGGTCAGGATCATCGAGAGTTTTCACCGACTCAATCCAGCGCATCCATTTGGGCATGGCTTCCAGGTCGCTCCAGACCGCCCAGACCCGATCCACCGGTGCTTTGACCTCCGTGGTCACCGAATGTTCAAGCCAACGTCCCATCAGGCCACCGCCGCATTCGTGGCCAGCTGCACTGGTCGTTTGAGAATTTCCGCAGCTGCGAGATGTCCACTCATCGTGGCTCCTTCCATGGAGTCGATGTAATCCTGACGTGTGTAACTGCCCGCCAAGAAAAAGTTTCGAACCGGTGTGCGCTGCTCGGGTCGATAGGGCTCCATGCCCGGTGCCTCGCGGTAGAGCGATTGAGCCAGTTTCACCACATTGCTCCAGGTGAGAGTGAGATGACGGGCCGAGGGGAACAGCTCACGGACCTGACGGTCGGTATGGGCAACGATCTCGTCGACAGACTTGGGAATCCAGGGGTCCCCTGGTGTGAGGACACACTGCAGCAACGACCCCTCACCAGGCTTGCGGTAGTCCTCCGGACTGGCCAAGGCCAGATCGGCGAAGCAGCTGAAATCAGCGTCAGCGGTGTAAAGGAGGTTATTAAGCCCTGCGGGCTGATCCACATCCCGACGGCGGTGCTCTTGATCGTCTCCAAGTTCCGTCACCCAACCGTCATAGCGAAGTTGAACCGTTGCCACAGGAACAGCTTCCAGCTTGTGAATTGCCGCGAACTGAGGAAAACGCTTCCATTCCTCAGGGAGGAGTCTCTGAATGCCGGGAACATCACAAGCGGCGAGATAGGCATCCGCTTCAACACGGACATCACCATCAGGCGTCGTCAACTGAAGCGCCTTGACCTCGGGTTGGTCACCAGCACTGAACTCCACTTGCTTGACGCGGTGGCGAAGGTGGAGCTTTCCACCTCGCGCCTGGATGTAATCCAGGATCGGTCCAGTGAGCCAACGATGGGGGGACCCTTTGAGCAGGTTGAGTTTTGAAGCTTCGGTTTTGGCAGCAAACATCATGAAGATGGTCAGCATGCACCGGGCCGAGATCGCTTCGCAATCGATGAACCCGAGCGCGTAGGCAATCGGATTCCACATGCGCCGGATGCTTTCCATGCTGCCGCCATGGCCCACAAACCAATCCTGGAAACTGACGGAATCCAGAGCGCGGATCGTGCGCATCGCCCCTTCGTAGTCCACCAGGCCCCGAACAATGGGGCTCGTGCCCAGCGCCAGAGCATTGCGCAGTTTGT
This window contains:
- the zds gene encoding 9,9'-di-cis-zeta-carotene desaturase; translated protein: MRVAIVGSGLAGLSAAVDLVDAGHEVNLYEARPFMGGKVGSWVDPEGNHIEMGLHVFFFNYANLFALMRKVGAFENLLPKNHTHLFCNKGGDLRELDFRFPIGAPFNGLKAFFTTPQLTWIDKLRNALALGTSPIVRGLVDYEGAMRTIRALDSVSFQDWFVGHGGSMESIRRMWNPIAYALGFIDCEAISARCMLTIFMMFAAKTEASKLNLLKGSPHRWLTGPILDYIQARGGKLHLRHRVKQVEFSAGDQPEVKALQLTTPDGDVRVEADAYLAACDVPGIQRLLPEEWKRFPQFAAIHKLEAVPVATVQLRYDGWVTELGDDQEHRRRDVDQPAGLNNLLYTADADFSCFADLALASPEDYRKPGEGSLLQCVLTPGDPWIPKSVDEIVAHTDRQVRELFPSARHLTLTWSNVVKLAQSLYREAPGMEPYRPEQRTPVRNFFLAGSYTRQDYIDSMEGATMSGHLAAAEILKRPVQLATNAAVA
- a CDS encoding SRPBCC family protein, giving the protein MGRWLEHSVTTEVKAPVDRVWAVWSDLEAMPKWMRWIESVKTLDDPDLTDWTLAAQGFRFHWKARITQRVEAQQLHWESVGGLPTKGGVRFYVEQPDRTAVKLTVTYELPGVLAPLMEPTILGGIVTKELQANLDRFRDLVEQGGAAHA
- a CDS encoding glycoside hydrolase family 3 N-terminal domain-containing protein; protein product: MTIPDKPEMNTAERRRAVAQLLVVRASGHASDRQRRYPRWELNNAALQELLEAGVGGVILLGGSATDLQQRCRSLRHWAGHSDLLLCADVEEGVGQRFEGASWLVPPMALGRLQTKEPDKAVALAERYGRITGEQAKRCGLNWVLGPVCDVNSNPANPVINVRAWGQNAHGVADLAEAFQRGLRSSGVLGCAKHFPGHGDTAQDSHLELPVICHSRERLKQLELIPFQRLIAAEVASVMTAHLLVPSLDDQQPATLSKPVLTDLLRQDLGFQGLVVTDALVMEAISRHVGPGEAAVQAFEAGSDLILMPADAHAAIDAICAALDSGRIPESRLHESMQRRQEALKSCSKLEPGTPGHAIETEADHALAMELVERSLETQGPSLSPTAQQAGMNLIRVDGVLPCPVLRADSAAVTAPESLGYETRICHDKGLSPWADHGDPNEPLDLVALGDGVVFLQLFLRGNPFRGAQERSEPWAEAIEQLLRHERLAGLIVYGCPYRWDALRSLLPASTPAGYSPGQMPEAQECLLTKMMGTTPAQTGIRDFTD
- a CDS encoding uroporphyrinogen-III synthase, whose protein sequence is MTSVQHQPLQGSTVVITRAQEQQSEGRRMLESLGARVLELPALEIGPPDTWAPLDDALADLENFHWMILSSANGVDAVEARLQMTGRCLARRPENLKIAAVGRKTAQRLEDLGVPADFVPPTFVADSLIEHFPVSGWGLRILLPRVQSGGRTLLAEAFGDAGSRVVEVAAYESRCPDTIPSETLQALEAREVDAISFSSGKTVSHTVALLTKAIGDQRMALVFQNPAVVSIGPQTSQRCMELLGRVDAEASPHDLDGLVEACVQAIQRR
- the rbfA gene encoding 30S ribosome-binding factor RbfA, which produces MAPGRRVERVAALIRRETSELLINGIRDERVHQGMVSITNVEVSGDLQHCKIFVSVLADGEARSQVMDGLEAASGYLRGELGRRLQMRRAPEVVFQLDRGLEKGTSVLSLLGELERERQIRGEIPVGSDDNSGQTGNEHS
- a CDS encoding glycosyltransferase: MLSLSMIVRDEATRIEACLRSVQDFVDEMVVVDTGSTDETVALAQACGARVEHLTWPGDFAPARNAALEHVKGDWVLVLDADEQLRTEAIPKLKALMAQPDVLVINLLRHELGAAMAPYSNVSRLFRRHPRIQWSRPYHSMIDESVVALMSDEPQWRIANCAEPALLHDGYRPELLSGTDKAERLRQSMERWLEDQPSDPYASAKLGALEVSEGNRDRGITLLRQGLKTLPGGEAFIAERYELLLNLGIALAADDRDAAVGCYREALDLPLDTRLSLGARLNLAALLMQQNELEEAIQLTTTACQRAPEVALAWYNLGLMERHRGDLLAAIKAYEHSINLDPSHAESHQNLAVARLMGGDIDGARSGFSQAIAVLNAQQRQQEAAALKAQVSGLVKLDDTPGA